The proteins below are encoded in one region of Deinococcus metalli:
- a CDS encoding glycosyl hydrolase family 18 protein — protein sequence MEKTAARLTALLALTLALGACGHPDPVASGPGLSAQAACSAWTEGPTYTAGQVVTYQGLTYTAIQTHTAYAGANWNPRDTPSLWQPGGTCGGAADTTAPSVSVSSSASSVTTPSTLTLSATASDNVGVTKVEFYDGATLLGTDTAAPYTQSVALTSANNGTHSYTARAYDAAGNSKVSAAVSVTVTISGSGDTTAPTVGLSASPSTVSAAGSVTLSATASDTVGVSKVEFYQGSTLLATDTTAPYSATEAVTSAQNGTRTYTAKAYDAAGNTASAAASVTVSIGTAPPPASGYKRVAYFTQWGIYGRNYLVKNIDTSGTAATLTHINYAFGNIYNAGGTYKCDIVTRAESGNGDGGDAFADYGKSFDAASSVDGVADVWNQPLKGNFNQLRKLKAKYPNLRLLISLGGWTWSRYFSAAASTDASRRALVASCLDVYIKGNLPVSSDGAGGAGAAAGVFDGIDIDWEYPGGGGLAYNTVSAADRQNFTLLLQEFRRQLDALKPGSLLTIAAPGGADKIANQDPAAYRDAVSWVNIMTYDFRGAWDSTGPTNFHSNLYTDPNGPGTAPARTYSVDAAVTAFLNAGMPASKIVIGVPFYGRGWTGVPGAGNGLYQSATGAARGTYEAGIEDYKVLKNAPGTVYRSGVTGQMWKYDGTTFWSYDDETVIAAKMAYIKSRGLGGAMAWSLDGDDATGTLARAISNGLK from the coding sequence ATGGAAAAGACCGCTGCCCGATTGACCGCCCTGCTCGCGCTGACGCTGGCCCTGGGAGCCTGCGGGCACCCGGACCCCGTGGCCTCCGGCCCTGGCCTGTCCGCCCAGGCCGCGTGCAGCGCCTGGACCGAAGGTCCCACCTATACCGCCGGGCAGGTCGTCACGTACCAGGGCCTCACCTACACCGCCATCCAGACGCACACCGCCTACGCCGGCGCCAACTGGAACCCCAGGGACACGCCCAGCCTGTGGCAGCCGGGCGGCACGTGTGGCGGCGCCGCCGACACCACCGCCCCGAGCGTCAGCGTGTCCAGCAGCGCCAGCAGCGTGACCACGCCCTCCACCCTTACCCTCAGCGCGACCGCCAGCGACAACGTGGGCGTGACCAAAGTCGAGTTCTACGACGGCGCCACGCTGCTCGGCACCGACACCGCCGCGCCGTACACCCAGAGCGTGGCGCTGACGAGCGCCAACAACGGCACGCACAGCTACACCGCCAGGGCCTACGACGCGGCGGGCAACAGCAAGGTCAGCGCCGCCGTCAGCGTGACGGTCACCATTTCAGGGAGCGGTGACACCACCGCGCCCACCGTCGGCCTCAGCGCCAGCCCCTCCACCGTCAGCGCCGCCGGAAGCGTCACGCTCAGCGCCACGGCGAGCGACACCGTGGGCGTCTCGAAGGTCGAGTTCTACCAGGGCTCGACCCTGCTTGCCACGGACACGACCGCGCCCTACAGCGCCACGGAGGCCGTGACCAGCGCGCAGAACGGCACCCGCACGTATACCGCCAAGGCCTACGATGCCGCCGGGAACACCGCCAGCGCCGCCGCGAGCGTCACCGTGAGTATCGGCACGGCGCCGCCTCCCGCCAGCGGGTACAAGCGCGTCGCGTACTTCACGCAGTGGGGTATCTACGGCCGGAACTATCTGGTGAAGAACATCGACACCAGCGGCACGGCCGCGACCCTCACGCACATCAACTACGCCTTCGGGAACATCTACAACGCCGGCGGCACCTACAAGTGCGACATCGTGACCCGCGCCGAGTCCGGCAACGGCGACGGCGGCGACGCCTTCGCGGACTACGGCAAGTCCTTCGACGCCGCCAGCAGCGTGGACGGCGTGGCCGACGTGTGGAACCAGCCGCTGAAGGGCAACTTCAACCAGCTCAGGAAGCTCAAGGCGAAGTACCCGAACCTGAGGCTGCTGATCTCGCTGGGCGGGTGGACGTGGAGCCGCTATTTCAGCGCCGCCGCCAGCACCGACGCCTCGCGCCGGGCGCTGGTCGCGTCGTGCCTGGACGTGTACATCAAGGGCAACCTGCCGGTGTCGTCCGACGGGGCGGGCGGCGCGGGCGCGGCGGCCGGCGTGTTCGACGGCATCGACATCGACTGGGAGTACCCCGGTGGCGGTGGGCTGGCGTACAACACCGTCAGCGCGGCCGACAGGCAGAACTTCACGCTGCTCCTGCAGGAGTTCCGCCGCCAGCTCGACGCGCTGAAACCCGGCTCTCTGCTCACCATCGCGGCGCCGGGCGGCGCGGACAAGATCGCCAACCAGGACCCGGCCGCGTACCGCGACGCCGTGAGCTGGGTGAACATCATGACCTACGATTTCCGCGGCGCGTGGGACTCGACCGGACCCACCAACTTCCACTCGAACCTGTACACCGACCCCAACGGCCCCGGCACCGCCCCTGCCAGGACGTACTCGGTGGACGCGGCCGTGACCGCCTTCCTGAACGCGGGCATGCCGGCCAGCAAGATCGTGATCGGCGTGCCCTTCTACGGACGCGGGTGGACCGGCGTGCCGGGCGCCGGCAACGGCCTGTACCAGAGCGCCACCGGGGCCGCCCGCGGCACCTACGAGGCGGGCATCGAGGACTACAAGGTGCTGAAAAATGCTCCCGGCACCGTGTACCGCAGCGGCGTGACCGGCCAGATGTGGAAGTACGACGGCACCACTTTCTGGAGCTACGACGACGAGACCGTGATCGCCGCGAAGATGGCGTACATCAAGTCCAGGGGTCTGGGCGGCGCGATGGCGTGGTCGCTCGACGGCGACGACGCGACCGGCACGCTGGCCCGGGCCATCTCGAACGGCCTGAAGTAA
- the aguB gene encoding N-carbamoylputrescine amidase, producing the protein MTRTPETVKLAVVQMHVTDQLDDNVARAEAHVRDAARQGAQVILLPELFENLYFCQVEREDYFALAHPLEGHPFVGRFQNLAAELGVVLPLSYFEAAGQAHYNSLVCIDADGSVLGNYRKTHIPDGPGYEEKYYFNPGDTGFRVWPTRYGRVGVGICWDQWYPETARVMMLQGADFLLYPTAIGSEPAEVESPNSHHMWQRAMVGHAVSNSSYVGAANRIGTEVVGGLSQTYYGHSFISDYTGELVAEFGDTEEGPLTHDLNLAEARKFRAGMGFFRDRRPELYGALLTTDGVTRRG; encoded by the coding sequence ATGACGCGCACTCCTGAGACCGTGAAGCTCGCCGTCGTGCAGATGCACGTGACGGACCAGTTGGACGACAACGTCGCTCGGGCCGAGGCGCACGTGCGGGACGCCGCCCGGCAGGGCGCGCAGGTGATCCTGCTGCCAGAACTCTTCGAGAACCTGTACTTCTGCCAGGTGGAGCGCGAGGACTACTTTGCGCTGGCCCACCCGCTGGAGGGTCACCCCTTCGTGGGGCGCTTCCAGAACCTCGCGGCGGAGCTGGGCGTGGTGCTGCCGCTGTCGTACTTCGAGGCGGCGGGGCAGGCGCACTACAACTCGCTGGTATGCATCGACGCGGACGGCAGCGTGCTCGGCAACTACCGCAAGACGCACATCCCCGACGGTCCCGGCTACGAGGAGAAGTACTACTTCAACCCCGGCGACACCGGCTTCCGGGTGTGGCCCACCCGCTACGGGCGCGTGGGCGTGGGCATCTGCTGGGACCAGTGGTACCCGGAGACGGCTCGCGTGATGATGCTCCAGGGCGCGGATTTCCTGCTCTACCCCACCGCCATCGGCAGCGAGCCCGCCGAGGTCGAGAGCCCCAACAGCCACCACATGTGGCAGCGGGCGATGGTGGGGCACGCCGTCAGCAATTCCTCGTACGTGGGCGCGGCCAACCGCATCGGCACGGAGGTCGTGGGCGGCCTGTCGCAGACGTACTACGGGCACTCGTTCATCAGCGACTACACCGGCGAACTGGTCGCGGAATTTGGCGACACCGAGGAAGGCCCGCTGACGCACGACCTGAACCTCGCGGAAGCCCGCAAGTTCCGCGCCGGCATGGGCTTTTTCCGCGACCGGCGGCCGGAGCTGTACGGCGCGCTGCTCACCACTGACGGTGTGACCCGGCGCGGCTGA
- a CDS encoding heavy metal-binding domain-containing protein produces MAVSQETTLRLDENRRDLFTSDLSVSEFLLLEDLGYQPIGLAMGTSVYHLGVQNARWRQSVELDVLTQAMYSARHLAMTRMQEEARRAGATGIVGVQVSEHSRMWDNHVFEFLAVGPGIRRA; encoded by the coding sequence ATGGCCGTCAGTCAGGAAACGACCCTGCGCCTCGACGAGAACCGCCGCGACCTGTTCACCAGCGACCTGAGCGTCTCCGAATTCCTGCTGCTGGAGGACCTCGGCTACCAGCCGATCGGGCTGGCGATGGGCACCAGCGTCTACCACCTGGGCGTGCAGAACGCCCGCTGGCGGCAGAGTGTGGAACTGGACGTGCTGACGCAGGCCATGTACAGCGCCCGGCACCTCGCCATGACCCGCATGCAGGAGGAAGCCCGCCGGGCCGGCGCGACCGGCATCGTGGGCGTGCAGGTCAGCGAACACAGCCGCATGTGGGACAACCACGTCTTCGAGTTCCTGGCGGTGGGCCCCGGGATTCGCCGCGCGTAG
- a CDS encoding response regulator transcription factor, translated as MIRILLAEDQALVLGALTALLSLEDDLEVVGGAPDGEAAWERALALKPDVLVTDIEMPRVSGLDLAARVARELPGTRVVIVTTFGRGGYLRRALDVGARGYLLKDAPASELADAIRRVHAGGRAIDPQLAAEAWGDSDPLTDRERQVLRAAEGGASTAAIAATLGLSEGTVRNYLSEAIGKLGAETRVEAARTAREKGWL; from the coding sequence GTGATCCGCATCCTGCTCGCGGAGGACCAGGCGCTGGTGCTGGGGGCGCTGACGGCGCTGCTGTCGCTGGAGGACGACCTGGAGGTCGTGGGCGGCGCGCCGGACGGCGAGGCGGCGTGGGAACGGGCGCTGGCCCTGAAGCCGGACGTGCTGGTCACGGACATCGAGATGCCGCGCGTGAGCGGCCTGGACCTCGCGGCGCGGGTGGCGCGCGAACTGCCCGGCACGCGGGTGGTGATCGTCACGACCTTCGGCCGGGGTGGGTACCTGCGCCGCGCGCTGGACGTGGGGGCGCGCGGATACCTGCTCAAGGACGCGCCGGCCAGCGAACTCGCGGACGCCATCCGGCGCGTGCACGCGGGCGGGCGGGCCATCGACCCGCAGCTGGCAGCCGAGGCGTGGGGCGACAGCGATCCGCTGACCGACCGCGAGCGGCAGGTGCTGCGCGCGGCCGAGGGCGGCGCGAGCACCGCCGCCATCGCCGCCACGCTGGGCCTGTCCGAGGGCACGGTGCGCAACTACCTGTCGGAGGCCATCGGGAAGCTCGGCGCGGAGACCCGCGTGGAGGCCGCCCGCACCGCGCGGGAGAAGGGCTGGCTGTGA
- a CDS encoding sensor histidine kinase: MKAAQRRAVWAWFPLLWLVFLTYPVIGFFEHPRPAAQWALFWGITAGFVALYARVFFYRDPEHTTGWALAGWAYALVAYVLLWPVTGGGATAFLIYGGSIIGYQARVGAALWLAVLNVAVMLVPFWGGQYTLDDLAWLAPNMVFTLVAAYANHASFRRNIADARLVQVQAEKERLAADAERERIARDLHDLLGHTLSVIVLKSELAGKLAERDPARAAAEIREVERISREALSEVRSAVSGYRGSGLSAELARAKVALDTAGVTLTVTHALPALPAATEHTAAMLLREAVTNVVRHARAHEVTVTLTPQGRGWRLVIRDDGVGGTSPEGSGLTGMRERLRAIGGTLERDGTRGTTLTATLPGEDGGVAVTGLVTA, translated from the coding sequence ATGAAGGCGGCGCAGCGCAGGGCGGTGTGGGCGTGGTTCCCGCTGCTGTGGCTGGTGTTCCTGACCTACCCGGTCATCGGCTTTTTCGAACACCCGCGGCCCGCGGCGCAGTGGGCGCTGTTCTGGGGAATCACGGCGGGCTTCGTGGCGCTATACGCGCGGGTGTTCTTCTACCGCGACCCCGAGCACACGACCGGCTGGGCGCTGGCCGGCTGGGCATACGCGCTGGTGGCGTACGTTCTGCTGTGGCCGGTCACGGGCGGCGGCGCGACCGCGTTCCTGATCTACGGCGGCAGCATCATCGGGTACCAGGCCCGGGTGGGGGCGGCGCTGTGGCTGGCAGTCCTGAACGTGGCGGTCATGCTGGTGCCGTTCTGGGGCGGGCAGTACACGCTGGACGACCTAGCGTGGCTCGCGCCGAACATGGTGTTCACGCTGGTCGCCGCGTACGCGAACCACGCGTCGTTCCGCCGCAACATCGCCGACGCGCGGCTCGTCCAGGTGCAGGCCGAAAAGGAGCGCCTCGCCGCCGACGCGGAGCGCGAACGCATTGCCCGTGACCTGCACGACCTGCTGGGCCACACCCTCAGCGTGATCGTGCTGAAGAGCGAACTGGCGGGCAAGCTGGCCGAACGCGACCCGGCCCGCGCCGCCGCCGAGATCCGCGAGGTCGAACGCATCTCGCGTGAGGCGCTGTCGGAGGTGCGCTCCGCGGTCAGCGGGTACCGGGGCAGCGGCCTGAGCGCGGAACTCGCCCGCGCCAAGGTCGCGCTGGACACGGCCGGCGTGACCCTGACCGTCACGCACGCCCTGCCGGCCCTGCCCGCCGCGACCGAGCACACCGCCGCCATGCTGCTGCGCGAGGCGGTCACGAACGTCGTCCGGCACGCCCGCGCACACGAGGTCACCGTGACCCTCACGCCGCAGGGGCGCGGGTGGCGGCTGGTGATCCGCGACGACGGCGTGGGCGGCACATCCCCCGAGGGCAGCGGCCTGACCGGCATGCGCGAACGCCTGCGCGCCATCGGCGGCACGCTGGAGCGCGACGGCACGCGCGGCACCACCCTGACCGCCACGCTGCCCGGCGAGGACGGCGGCGTGGCGGTCACGGGTCTGGTGACGGCGTGA
- a CDS encoding ABC transporter permease, translated as MTIPAVRTTDLPAPAPSARRAPRLPALGALAAAELRRMLRNPMFAVGTIGFPVMFFALFGLSAVNETTDQGLKVGPLILVNFGAYSLLSLAMFSFGSAVALERTGGWLRLLRASPMPTALYFAGKLLAALCFSALSLGVLYTFAHVAGGVTMPVGTALLLLGKLLLGMVPLIALGLCIGFLVTPTGAQITANLVSVLMSFASGLFTPLDQMPAFVQKLAPYLPAYHLGAVARGTVAGQTSGEAAHWLALATFAVIFGALAAWGLRRDEAREQ; from the coding sequence ATGACCATTCCCGCCGTCCGCACCACCGACCTGCCCGCCCCCGCGCCCTCTGCCCGCCGCGCGCCCCGGCTGCCCGCGCTGGGCGCCCTGGCCGCCGCCGAACTGCGGCGCATGCTGCGCAATCCGATGTTCGCGGTGGGCACCATCGGCTTCCCGGTGATGTTCTTCGCGCTGTTCGGCCTGAGCGCCGTGAACGAGACCACCGACCAGGGCCTGAAGGTCGGGCCGCTGATCCTGGTGAACTTCGGCGCGTACTCGCTGCTGTCGCTGGCGATGTTCTCGTTCGGATCGGCGGTCGCGCTGGAGCGCACCGGCGGGTGGCTGCGGCTGCTGCGGGCGTCGCCCATGCCGACCGCGCTGTACTTCGCGGGCAAGCTGCTGGCCGCGCTGTGCTTCAGCGCCCTGAGCCTGGGCGTGCTGTACACCTTCGCGCACGTCGCCGGGGGCGTCACCATGCCCGTGGGCACCGCGCTGCTGCTGCTGGGCAAGCTGCTGCTGGGCATGGTGCCGCTGATCGCGCTGGGCCTGTGCATCGGATTTCTGGTCACGCCGACCGGCGCGCAGATCACCGCGAACCTCGTGAGCGTGCTGATGTCCTTCGCTTCGGGCCTGTTCACGCCGCTGGACCAGATGCCGGCCTTCGTGCAGAAGCTCGCGCCGTACCTGCCCGCGTACCACCTGGGCGCCGTCGCGCGCGGCACCGTGGCGGGCCAGACGTCCGGCGAGGCCGCGCACTGGCTGGCCCTGGCCACCTTCGCGGTGATCTTCGGCGCGCTGGCCGCGTGGGGCCTGCGCCGGGACGAGGCCCGCGAGCAGTGA
- a CDS encoding ABC transporter ATP-binding protein, which translates to MTNAIELTGVDKTFGKVTALRGLTLDIRAGELTALLGPNGAGKTTAISLMLGLGAPTAGQVRVLGGNPRQDDVRRRIGSMPQESALPPALTVREAVELFARFYPAPLGTAQALALADLGSVAGRRAGALSGGQKRRLAFALAVVGNPQVLLIDEPTTGMDAQSRQAFWAAVTDLKDAGRTILLTTHYLEEAERAADRVVVMNAGAVLADGTPEQLRSQAGGARVRFTSDLVLAELRRLPGVDTADVDAHGHADLRTRMPEALLTALVQQGTPFTELEVSRASLEDAFLSLTAAQAPKDVIA; encoded by the coding sequence ATGACGAACGCGATCGAGCTGACGGGCGTGGACAAGACCTTCGGGAAGGTCACGGCGCTGCGCGGCCTGACCCTGGACATCCGCGCCGGTGAACTGACGGCGCTGCTGGGGCCGAACGGGGCCGGCAAGACCACCGCGATCTCGCTGATGCTGGGCCTGGGCGCGCCCACGGCCGGGCAGGTGCGCGTGCTGGGCGGCAACCCCCGGCAGGACGACGTGCGCCGCCGCATCGGCTCGATGCCGCAGGAGAGCGCCCTGCCGCCCGCCCTGACGGTGCGCGAGGCGGTGGAGCTGTTCGCGCGCTTCTATCCGGCCCCGCTGGGCACGGCGCAGGCGCTCGCACTGGCGGACCTGGGCAGCGTGGCCGGGCGCCGCGCAGGTGCGCTGTCCGGCGGGCAGAAGCGGCGGCTGGCCTTCGCGCTGGCCGTGGTGGGCAACCCGCAGGTGCTGCTGATCGACGAGCCGACGACCGGCATGGACGCGCAGAGCCGTCAGGCCTTCTGGGCGGCCGTGACGGACCTGAAGGACGCCGGCCGCACCATCCTGCTCACCACGCATTACCTGGAGGAAGCGGAGCGCGCCGCGGACCGCGTGGTCGTGATGAACGCGGGCGCGGTGCTGGCGGACGGTACGCCGGAACAGCTGCGCTCCCAGGCGGGCGGCGCGCGGGTGCGCTTCACGTCGGATCTGGTGCTGGCCGAGCTTCGCCGCCTGCCGGGCGTGGACACGGCCGACGTGGACGCCCACGGACACGCCGACCTGCGCACCCGCATGCCCGAAGCGCTGCTCACCGCACTGGTTCAGCAGGGCACGCCGTTTACCGAACTGGAGGTCAGCCGCGCCAGCCTGGAGGACGCCTTCCTCTCCCTCACCGCCGCCCAGGCCCCCAAGGACGTGATCGCATGA
- a CDS encoding Ig-like domain-containing protein: MNAPVISAVIAVIAVFATSCGSMQTPAPAPSAQAVPGAAARADTQAPKVSMMMFPQTLREEGNVFFQLSTRDDVNVAEVVLTIDGKAFVKDGTAYNSYAKYFTAQDNGAHTVTVQVYDSANNVTEYREDFRVDIAR, translated from the coding sequence ATGAACGCACCCGTCATCTCCGCCGTCATCGCCGTGATCGCCGTGTTCGCCACCAGCTGCGGCAGCATGCAGACGCCCGCGCCGGCCCCCAGTGCCCAGGCAGTGCCGGGCGCGGCTGCCCGGGCCGACACGCAGGCGCCGAAGGTGAGCATGATGATGTTCCCCCAGACGCTGCGCGAGGAGGGCAACGTGTTCTTCCAGCTCTCCACCCGTGACGACGTGAACGTGGCCGAGGTCGTGCTGACCATCGACGGCAAGGCCTTCGTGAAGGACGGCACCGCGTACAACTCGTACGCCAAGTACTTCACCGCGCAGGACAACGGCGCGCACACCGTGACCGTGCAGGTCTACGACAGCGCCAACAACGTCACCGAGTACCGCGAGGACTTCCGGGTGGACATCGCCCGCTGA
- a CDS encoding nitric oxide synthase oxygenase, which produces MTAAPTPATLDQDAAAFLTQFHAERRRPGLDARLEAVRAQGFTPTAEELAFAARVAWRNSTRCVGRLPWAALDVHDLRGVTDPAEVAAHLIEHLHGAFAGGAIRPRISVFAPGVRVLNPQLIRYAAYPNADGTVTGDPVNLRLTAFLRSLGWAGGAGTPFDVLPIAIQSGRRTELFELPADAVHEVPITHPDYPGIGALGVKWHALPVISDMDLNVGGVRLACAFNGWYVQTEIAARNLADADRYDLLPRVAAALGLDTRRERTLWRDRALVELNVAVLESFAAAGVKVVDHHTVTRQFTRFEAREARAGRGVRGRWSWLIPPVSPATTPVWHRAYDDREDTPNFERVPAPWDAPVRVGCPFH; this is translated from the coding sequence ATGACCGCCGCGCCCACCCCCGCCACCCTGGACCAGGACGCGGCCGCCTTCCTGACCCAGTTCCACGCGGAACGGCGCCGGCCGGGGCTGGACGCCCGGCTGGAGGCGGTCCGCGCGCAGGGGTTCACGCCCACGGCCGAGGAGCTGGCCTTCGCGGCGCGGGTGGCGTGGCGCAACTCCACGCGCTGCGTGGGCCGCCTGCCGTGGGCCGCGCTGGACGTGCACGACCTGCGCGGCGTGACCGACCCCGCCGAGGTGGCCGCGCACCTGATCGAGCACCTGCACGGCGCGTTCGCCGGCGGGGCGATCCGCCCGCGGATCAGCGTGTTCGCGCCGGGCGTGCGTGTCCTGAACCCGCAACTCATCCGCTACGCCGCGTACCCGAACGCGGACGGCACGGTCACGGGCGATCCGGTGAACCTGCGCCTGACCGCGTTCCTGCGCTCGCTCGGCTGGGCCGGTGGAGCGGGCACGCCGTTCGACGTGCTGCCCATCGCCATCCAGTCGGGGCGGCGCACCGAGCTTTTCGAGCTGCCCGCGGACGCCGTGCACGAGGTGCCCATCACGCACCCGGATTACCCCGGGATCGGGGCGCTGGGCGTGAAGTGGCACGCCCTGCCGGTCATCAGCGACATGGACCTGAACGTGGGCGGCGTACGGCTGGCGTGTGCGTTCAACGGCTGGTACGTGCAGACGGAGATCGCCGCGCGCAACCTCGCGGACGCGGACCGCTACGACCTGCTGCCGCGGGTGGCGGCGGCCCTGGGCCTGGACACGCGCCGCGAGCGGACGCTGTGGCGCGACCGGGCGCTGGTGGAACTGAACGTGGCGGTGCTGGAGTCCTTCGCGGCGGCGGGCGTGAAGGTGGTCGATCACCACACCGTGACGCGGCAGTTCACGCGCTTCGAGGCGCGCGAGGCCCGGGCCGGACGCGGCGTGCGCGGGCGCTGGTCGTGGCTGATTCCGCCCGTGTCGCCCGCCACGACGCCCGTGTGGCACCGCGCCTATGACGACCGCGAGGACACGCCGAACTTCGAGCGGGTGCCCGCGCCGTGGGATGCCCCGGTCCGGGTCGGCTGCCCGTTCCACTGA
- the thrC gene encoding threonine synthase encodes MKYVSTRGITTLGRFTDVLLMGLAPDGGLAMPERVPTFSAQELEGLRHLEYPDLAYRIMRPFIDDVPDADLRRILRDTYTPAVFHSKDITPLTPLGSSGLYLLELSNGPSLAFKDVAMQFLGHMFEYVLEARGEHLNILGATSGDTGSAAEYAMLGKGRVNVFMLSPHGRMSAFQQAQMYSLAEPNIFNIALQGVFDDCQDLVKAVNADHGFKARFDIGAVNSINWARVLAQAVYYFKAYFALNLPAGAEADFSVPSGNFGNVFAGYLARRMGLPIGQLIVASNENDVLHEFFSTGVYHVRPAERVAATSSPSMDIGKASNFERYLYAITGNDAPQTHGWWGEVGQGRPVDLRGTPHWDAVKASGLRGGRSTHADRLNTIRRLDQTYGRLIDPHTADGVLVGEVYRRPGVPMVCLETALPAKFEETVQEAVGRLPERPERFEGIERLDKHFDVLPNDVETLKAYIAQKLAGRAQG; translated from the coding sequence ATGAAGTACGTTTCCACGCGCGGCATCACGACCCTGGGCCGCTTCACCGACGTCCTGCTGATGGGCCTCGCCCCGGACGGCGGGCTGGCCATGCCGGAACGCGTTCCGACATTCAGCGCCCAGGAACTCGAGGGCCTGCGGCATCTGGAGTACCCGGACCTGGCGTACCGGATCATGCGCCCCTTCATCGACGACGTGCCGGACGCCGACCTGCGCCGCATCCTGCGCGACACGTACACCCCGGCCGTGTTCCACAGCAAGGACATCACCCCGCTGACTCCACTGGGATCTTCGGGGCTGTACCTGCTGGAACTGTCGAACGGGCCGTCGCTGGCGTTCAAGGACGTGGCGATGCAGTTCCTGGGGCACATGTTCGAGTACGTGCTGGAGGCTCGGGGCGAACACCTGAACATCCTGGGCGCGACCTCGGGAGACACGGGCTCGGCCGCCGAGTACGCCATGCTCGGCAAGGGGCGCGTGAACGTGTTCATGCTCTCGCCACACGGCCGCATGAGCGCGTTCCAGCAGGCGCAGATGTACTCGCTGGCGGAGCCGAACATCTTCAACATCGCCCTTCAGGGCGTGTTCGATGACTGCCAGGACCTCGTGAAGGCCGTGAACGCCGATCACGGCTTCAAGGCCCGCTTCGACATCGGCGCGGTGAACTCCATCAACTGGGCGCGGGTGCTGGCGCAGGCCGTGTACTACTTCAAGGCCTACTTCGCCCTGAACCTCCCCGCCGGTGCCGAGGCCGACTTCAGCGTGCCGTCGGGCAACTTCGGCAACGTCTTCGCCGGGTACCTCGCCCGGCGCATGGGCCTGCCCATCGGGCAGCTGATCGTCGCCAGCAACGAGAACGACGTGTTGCACGAATTCTTCTCGACCGGCGTGTACCACGTCCGCCCGGCCGAGCGGGTCGCGGCCACGTCCAGCCCCAGCATGGACATCGGCAAGGCCAGCAATTTCGAGCGCTACCTCTACGCCATCACCGGCAACGACGCCCCGCAGACGCACGGCTGGTGGGGCGAGGTCGGCCAGGGCCGCCCCGTGGACCTGCGCGGCACGCCCCACTGGGACGCCGTGAAGGCCAGTGGCCTGCGCGGAGGGCGCAGTACCCACGCCGACCGCCTGAACACCATCCGGCGCCTCGACCAGACGTACGGCCGCCTGATCGATCCGCACACCGCCGACGGCGTGCTGGTGGGCGAGGTTTACCGCCGCCCCGGCGTGCCGATGGTGTGCCTGGAGACCGCGCTGCCCGCCAAGTTCGAGGAGACCGTGCAGGAGGCCGTGGGCCGCCTGCCGGAGCGCCCGGAGCGGTTCGAGGGCATCGAGCGGCTCGACAAGCACTTCGACGTGCTGCCGAACGACGTCGAGACCCTCAAGGCGTACATCGCGCAGAAGCTGGCGGGCAGGGCCCAGGGCTGA